A genomic stretch from Gemmatimonadota bacterium includes:
- a CDS encoding ABC transporter permease: MAHIQDTLQTPPQTTALLIWQRLRKNRLSIVGSVLIGGFLLLAFAAPLIAPADPMAQALYNRLSPPTLEHPFGTDDFGRDILSRVIYGARISLRVGVFAVLIALILGTCIGVVAGYWGGWIDQILMRLMDLLLAFPSILLAIGIVAILGPGLENAMLAVGIVAMPQYARLVRASVLTVRETDYVMAARALGASDWRILCVAVLPNCLAPLIVQATLGLATAILDAAGLSFLGLGAQPPTPEWGAMLSQGRELIVRAPWVLTFPGGAIFFTVLAFNLVGDGLRDALDPKA; this comes from the coding sequence ATGGCACACATTCAAGACACCTTACAAACGCCACCGCAAACCACCGCGCTATTGATCTGGCAGCGATTGCGAAAAAACCGTCTCTCCATTGTGGGAAGCGTATTGATCGGCGGCTTTCTACTCCTGGCATTCGCAGCACCTTTGATAGCCCCTGCCGATCCAATGGCGCAGGCACTCTACAATCGCCTGTCACCCCCAACGCTCGAACACCCGTTTGGCACAGATGACTTTGGCCGAGACATATTGAGCCGCGTCATCTATGGCGCACGGATATCCCTGCGCGTCGGAGTATTCGCCGTATTGATCGCCCTTATACTGGGCACCTGTATTGGGGTCGTCGCGGGCTACTGGGGGGGGTGGATAGATCAAATATTGATGCGACTGATGGATCTACTACTCGCCTTTCCGAGCATATTGCTCGCAATCGGCATCGTAGCTATTTTGGGACCCGGCCTGGAAAATGCGATGTTGGCCGTCGGCATTGTAGCTATGCCGCAATATGCGCGCCTGGTTCGCGCGTCCGTCTTAACCGTACGAGAAACCGATTATGTCATGGCCGCACGCGCCCTGGGGGCATCGGATTGGCGCATACTATGCGTCGCCGTCTTGCCCAATTGCCTCGCCCCATTAATCGTCCAGGCAACATTGGGATTGGCAACCGCGATCCTCGACGCTGCTGGACTGAGCTTTCTCGGCCTGGGCGCGCAACCCCCAACACCCGAATGGGGAGCGATGTTGAGTCAGGGACGCGAACTGATTGTGCGCGCACCCTGGGTACTCACCTTCCCTGGTGGAGCGATCTTTTTCACAGTACTGGCATTTAATCTGGTCGGCGATGGTCTGCGAGACGCACTGGATCCAAAGGCTTAA
- a CDS encoding ABC transporter permease: protein MHIYILKRLLALIPTLLGITVLVFFMVHLVPGDPAQIMLGERASAESLAALRRDLGLDQPLHVQFGRYLSDLLQGDLGRSIKSHERVSVELMARFPATMELTFASMVFACILGIGAGIASAVRRGTWWDYIGMTASLAGVSVPIFWLGLLLILALAVSLPLFPVSGRLSSHVFIPTLTGFYLIDSLLTGDLPSFGDALWHLILPGITLGTVPAAVIARMTRSSLLEVLREDYVRTAWAKGLSERVVILRHALKNAFIPVLTVISLQFGYLLGGAVLTESIFAWPGVGRWLLLSVYARDFRAIQGGVLIVATTFVLINLIADLLYAWLDPRIKYGKE from the coding sequence ATGCACATCTACATCCTCAAAAGACTACTGGCACTGATCCCCACATTATTGGGCATTACAGTGCTGGTTTTTTTTATGGTACACCTCGTACCTGGAGACCCGGCGCAGATCATGCTGGGCGAACGAGCAAGTGCCGAAAGTCTGGCTGCTCTGAGGCGCGACCTGGGCTTGGACCAGCCATTACATGTGCAATTTGGACGCTATCTATCCGACCTGCTACAAGGCGACCTGGGGCGGTCAATTAAATCGCACGAACGCGTATCCGTCGAACTAATGGCGCGTTTTCCCGCCACCATGGAACTCACCTTCGCGAGCATGGTATTCGCCTGCATACTCGGCATTGGAGCAGGTATAGCATCCGCAGTCCGACGCGGCACCTGGTGGGATTATATCGGCATGACCGCATCGCTGGCAGGAGTCTCAGTACCTATATTCTGGCTGGGATTACTGCTCATCCTCGCCCTTGCGGTCTCCCTACCGTTATTCCCCGTCTCCGGACGGCTCAGCTCCCATGTATTTATACCCACACTAACGGGATTTTACCTCATAGACAGCCTGCTCACAGGTGATCTTCCGAGTTTTGGGGATGCCCTCTGGCATTTAATCTTGCCGGGCATAACCCTGGGCACCGTGCCCGCCGCTGTTATCGCGCGCATGACCCGGTCGAGCTTGCTGGAAGTCTTGCGCGAAGATTATGTGCGCACTGCCTGGGCAAAAGGCTTATCTGAACGGGTCGTCATCTTGCGCCACGCACTAAAAAACGCGTTTATCCCCGTCTTAACCGTAATCAGCTTGCAATTCGGCTATCTATTGGGCGGCGCCGTCTTGACCGAAAGTATCTTTGCCTGGCCCGGGGTCGGGCGCTGGTTGCTCCTCTCGGTTTACGCACGCGACTTTCGAGCAATTCAAGGAGGCGTACTAATCGTCGCTACGACCTTTGTCCTGATCAACCTGATCGCAGATCTGTTATACGCCTGGCTGGATCCACGGATCAAATACGGTAAGGAATAG